The Zingiber officinale cultivar Zhangliang chromosome 2A, Zo_v1.1, whole genome shotgun sequence genomic sequence GAAGAAGGAAAAGAGGATCGCTGCGTGGTGGCTACCGCTCACGGCCGCTTGCTCTCTAACTCGTGCCATAAATCTGTTGCTCCCATATTTGTAATAAAGAATGGGATGGAAATTTCCCAGAAATTTCTTTGCTTGTCCTTGCTTGGAATTTCTTTGCTGGTCCTTGCATGGAAATTTCCCAGAAGTTTCTTGCTTGAAATTTCGGAATATTTTTATCCACGCCTCTGCTTTCTCATCCTCGTCCTTCTTCTCCAGTTACGTCATTAGCCAGATTTTTCTTGTGTTTGAAGGAAATGGAGAGAAGAAACATTTGATTTTCCCTTGCATGTCCACTCATAATTTGTTGAATAAAAACGCTTCCATCATTTACATAATCATCAGGATGGGCATCTCATTTCTCATTAaagttaattttgattttatggataataatttaattaaaataatacttcACTAGTAAAACAAATAATGATAATTCTATATTTGATCATAATCACAATTGACCATGTAAAAATTACATGTAGCTTCTACGCATGGTAGAAGTTTCGCTAGCTTTTATAATTATaactttatattattttaattttatttctatgaATAATAAtctagttaaaataatatttcaataagtaaaataaatttatagatTATATGATACTCATTATATTTTAAATGAACATAATTTAACTATGATTGAATGTATACTAGAATACATCTTCTACCACGTATAGTACCTGTTAATTTTTACATATTGTAAAAGTTAACCAATAACTTTTACGCATTATGAAAACTACTAAGTAGGTTCTACAGTAGCATTAAATCTGGGATTCTTTTGCGATAAAATCTTCTAAGCgcctgtttatttatttatttttttcctccCAAAAAAACATAGGTTCAACACTGTTGGTTCAATTGGACTTAGCCATCTCCATCTACCCGACTTCTAAATTGAACTGTTTTATTGGCCATGTCCAAAAAGGTGGGCCCTTTTAATATTAATAAGACCTGAGACATTATCGATGTAGAAttaagaagataaaaaaaaaaaaaaaaaaggttaaaaaACAGAAGAAGAGAGAAGGCGACCCGGTTCGGGGAGGGAAGCAACAGCCGGTAAATATATAATTTCACTATTAAATTGATTGATTTAGATCTTCTTACTAAATTTAGAATTAATCgaatctaaaaaaaaaacaatccgaCCATTGAAGCTGAAGTGGTGGCGGGATCGGACGGCTGCCGTGTGGTGGGCCCATGGAACATCCGAAAACACGCAGTGTGATTTACTTTTCTGAAtaatccctttttttttttttttttttttttttgtcagtgCCCCGcaactaattaatttgatgtaTAGCTTCGATTTTATATACatcaaattaatttagttttcaatttaaatttttttctatacGATGATTATGTTTTTTCAGGTAagataattattttattattaatttttagttATTAGGTGATTCATCACTTTGAAGAGCATATAGTATTTAACAGGAGGACTAAAATTAaccattttaaataagttttgtttgtttattaatcaAACTCATATGATAAAATATTATTCTCACACCATAAATAATACAAAGTTTTGAACATCGATTCATGTCAATAGATTGGAAAGGAAGACATTACAATGATATTTTTTAtgtacctatctaagtattcataattaatatttacatttcttataaaaaaacataagttcattatttaaatataatttaaatttatacattatgagagaaaataataaatcatggcaaattcaataaaaaaaatatttttaatcgtcTTTATAAAACAAGGAAGTTATATAGAAAAATAGTATAATTATGTACAAGCaatttgatcttctagctcctttAAACATGCCCAAAATTTCCCTTAAATAATCATGAGCTAACCATGTGAAAATTTTAATTCgttttaaatgaaaaatattgcAAGCAAAGCAAAAAAAGGTTTTATTTgtaaatttcaaatattttttctacTCATTTTTCTAGATATTTCTACATATTACAAGAAAagcaaaaaaatatttcaaatttatttgttttctcATTCTGattcttctattttcttctccAAGGACATGATCAATTCTCTTGTGTTTGAAGGAAtttgagataaaaaaaatttgaatgaaGATTGGTGTTATTTTTGATACATGGATTTTACAATTATGTGTGCAAGGGCATGTCTCGTTTTctttcaatttatttatttttaccctTTTCCTCCCCTAAAAACAGAGGAAATGATAGGCAATGTTGGGCCGACACAGAACTACTGGGCCGAAAGCTGTTTGTGACGTTCGGCCACTTTATTTAGTAGGGCCGAGCTACGTCTGTCTGCGAGACCTATGGATCAGGCCCGTCCAGAGCTCTTTTTACATTcgtgaataattttttaattataaaaaaaaaataaaatacttatttttatatttaattgtaAAGGTCatttttaaacatatttttttcGTAATTATTAAAGAATAGCAATTAAGCCATAATCAGCTCCTGGCCCAATTCAGATTTCAAATAAAATCTATATATCCCAACAAATTAATATACATTTTTCATAGAGCTATTTATATATCTATACAACTGAACTGACTATTACTAATCTTCGACGAGAGACATGAACAACAACAATTGAAACTAGCTAGTTACATAACAATGATAAAGAACATCCTGACTTTAATTTGATGTATTTTCCTTTTTCATGGTAGAGCATGCAGGAAGAGTAGTGATATGCGCTCTGTGAAGTGGGAAAAGCACTAACGGGGTGAGCACGGCCACGGCTACCGTGATCGCTAGGAAGGGCAGGAAGGGAAACCGAAGTGCCAAGCGGCAGAGGAAATCGAGCAAAAGGATCAACTCGGAGGAGATCACTACCTTCATCTGCGCCTTCGCGAGCTCGGCGCTGATCAGTTGGATGGTGTTGGAGTAGTAGACGATGCCGAGGGCAGTGGAAAAGCAGAGGCATTCGAGGATGGCCGTCGCGGCGCAGAGGACGAACCGGTCGGGGTAGCGATCGGTCAGTCTGGGGAAGTTCTCCAGAAGCCCGAAGGAGATTATCAGAAGGGCGCACGACCACGATAAGGCCGTCTTGTTCTGGCGTTTGAAGTCAGGGGCGCCCGAGGCGTTGTACTGTAGGGGAATAAGACTACTGCTGTCCGGTTGGGTGCAGGGGACGTCCACTCGGTGCGTTGGCAAAGGCGGCGGAGTTTGGGGATCGAtctccttctctttctccttctccGGTGAGGATTCAGGGAagacttcttctccttcttcatttctTTGACCAGGGAGGAGCATGGTGGGTGAGGCGATGAGCTAGGCACAGCCTTTGGATGACCCGACTGCTTATACAGACAGCAATGAGAATATTTTCATTTTGCACCCTCGGAGTATTCGATTCTACAGTTTGTTTTATAATCTTTTACAGAGAggttaaagtaaaataaaacaagataCCGAGAAGTAAACTGAACaagttaaaaaaatgaaaaagagtaAGTTTGCTGAGATGTGAAGTATCTCTGATATCTCTAACACACCCACTCACTTTTTCAATGAGAATGTAGATTTATACATTAGGAGCAAaaaaacaagtaaataaattgggaCAAATTCATTATATATATGTATTTTGTAATCAAAACAAAAGGAGTTATAAAGGAAAATAGTCTTATTACCTTAAATAATCATATGCTAAACTTTCTTGTATTGGGGCCTTGATTGGGCTCAAAGTTGATCTGTTATAAAATTACAATGGATCGGATAACTATCAATTTGCAACATTTTTCTATGTCACAAAATTTAGTAATCTTTTTTTTTACTATAAGAAATAGGATGGATATAGAAtagttattatttaaaaaattaacaaacttaaatattattaattatagATATAAAATTTACATAAAATTCATCAGGGAGATAGAATTGAAGGGAGACAGATCTTTTGATCCAAAAAGGCTGGACCAGTTCATGGTCCAACCTTTGTATTAGTAGGGAGCAATGCGTCCCCACCTATTAACAGGTGGAGGTCATTACCTCCCATCAATCCCTTTATCCCGATCTAAGAGTGGACCAGAACAAGAGGACCAGAAGATTCGATCCCGAATTGAAACATGCGAAGAACCCTAGCGGAGAGAAAAACTGAGTGAGTATAATTCCCAATCCATTTTCCCATTTAATAGATCCAAattattatgcatgttttatttatttatttattattattgttattatttgcaACGATACATTCCAAAACAGAAAAGGCCAAAACAGACACTCAATGCGAATCCTGAAGCAGATTTCTGGAAGCAAAAACACTTACAGTAATCAACATGCACATGTCTACTCAAACCCTACACTTCactcactcacactcatcctagTAAAAGCACTTCCATTTTATCTTTTCAACTTGTGTCTAGTTACATATCTCACCATGTGTCACACAAGGCAAGTCGACAATGTGGTCCGACCCCTGATCGGTTCGGTAGAGTATAGTTAAATTGGCATCCCTAATTACCAACCTAAACAGTCACTTGTTGACCAAAATGTAGTATCCTCTATGATGCACTTACTATAATTGAACTATAGCATCTACTTATTTTGTTTAGCAAAACTTATGTAAACTAGGGTGGTAAACCgtcaagttaaggtttgtggtattcaaacttgtttgataataAGGTAACCAAGTCAATCCTAAAATGAACCAAGTCGTTAAAATAATTCTTCAAGTTTAACTTTGTTTCTTTTTTACAGGCTTAACCTTGGTTCGTACATGTTACAGAACTTTCAATTTaagtttctttattttttgaaacttttgCATTTTTAAATTTACTTGATTGGTTGTTGagcttgataatataaatttatttgttcattttaatttttttattatttatttactattttttatatGAGTTTTGTTGATGAATATGATTCACAAACAATatttgttcatgaacattaacgAGTTTAATATAAAtgtattcaaacttatttatttaattagtttaatgagttattcaattttatttatttaattatcatgTGTGTATTTAACAAAAAGTAAATAAACTTTTACTAAGTCAAACGTTTGGAATATTTACAACCCCTACTTAAAATGAATTTCTTTCGCAAAAAATTCCCATTGAGCTATTAGATTGAAAGGGTTAGATGAAACTCATTTAGCTTAGATTGATTCCACTTAAGGCGAGGCATCCCATACGACAAAATCTCCTGTCTCCTCGAAAATTTTGTGTAAATTCTCCCTAGGATTCTCAAGTATACACGAGACGGCTAGCCGATAGCACTCAAGCATCGATCGGCCGGATCGGGAGGGACCAAATCATGATCCCTAATCATTATATAAAGAATTCCAAAACACACAGCCAGCTCTGAATCATTGAAGGCTTGTTGGCATGAATTGAACTGGGATGGGTACTCAGACAAGAGGGAATTAACTAAGATTAATTAAATGCTGGAAATTAATTAAGTGATGATCATGATGGTTTTTAATTATTAACTGGGGTCGACTCTGCATGCATATCTCAGTACTTGTTATGTCGCTTTTGGATGCATGGCATGTGACAAGCGAGATAGGCcccattttatttttataaattagttaataaataattaacttatTAATAAATAATGGAACATGAGTTTGCCATTTCGGCAATAATATTAAGCAGTGTGTTCAGCCTTCACTGaccatctcttcctcttgtcgGGGTGATGTATGATCTAGTTTAGTTTGGGGTTTGACCCGATCGAACGTAACTACCGTTACGCCCGTATTTACTTTTTACATTGTGTATTTATGTTTGAGATAGATAGATATAATGGCAATGTATTAGGGCATGAAGGTGATTAGgttggattttgatttttttattaggGTTTTTGAGTTGTTACAATGAGTATCAAAAGCTATTCAAATctatttatttttggatttttaaaCCTCAAATGCATTGTATTTCATCCATAAAAACGAACCCGACATCGTAAAACAATCTAACATTTTGAATTGAGTCAATTGAATCGAGTTCATCATGTTATTTCTTGTGAACACTTCAATAGATACATGCTAATTAATACGCTACTAATTTAAGATGATTGATACTAATAAATTACTTAactaaatctttttaaacttgaATGACAATGGATCCAATATTCAACTTACAACACCATAACAATAAAACAAAATGATAGATATACAGTTTGATCATTAATCCTAGTTTAATAAAACCTGAATAATTCAATAGAAAAACAAGCAAAATGCATCATTATATTGCTAATCTTCTCAGACAAGTGCCAACAAAAACACTGCAAATAACCCTAATTCTGAGCTAACTTCTTCAACTTGCTAAATATAGATCGAACAATAATCTTTTCTTCAAATTATGGGGGCTGTCAATCTTGATCGAACAAACTCTATTGACTGATCCCATCAGATaaaaaaaactagaaaaaaaCCACAACTCCAGTCCAAATTTGAAAACCCTAATCAGTGAGAGGCATTAAATTCTACCTGCAGGCCAACCCTGTCAGCGCCTTCAATGCTCACCAGTGTCCTATTATTAATATATTTCACGATCAAATTTTGAAGAATTTTGGCAATTAAATCAATAACAAAAGGAGATGAAATGAAGATCGATATCCATGTAATGAATAAAATTATTTACAGGAGTTTAATTTTTGCTTAATCGCATCGAATAATTATTGATTAGACGTCAATGATCTTGATTAATTTGGTTTGTTGCTCAGTGGACGTCGCAGCGGAGGGCGGCCTTGATCTTGAGCAGCGTGCAGGAGACGAGGCCGTTGACCGTCTCCAGCGACTCCGCCGTAAGCTCCGCCGTCCGGTGGCTGACTTGGAACGCCACTGTCAGAAGGGAGCCTCCGGCTGGGGTCTCGGCGTCGGGGAGGATGGCGAAGCCGGACGGCAGGATCGCCACGAAGCCGTCGTCGCCGCCGTTCATCATGTGGTGCAGCGCCGGCGCGTCCACCGCCGCGTACACCACCGTCGCGCCGGCGGCGTCGCTGCACGTCTCCTGCAGGATCAACTGCTGCGATGTctggaaaataataataataataataataataataattaaattgctttctatttgtaattttttaaagagtttggATGTGATTGTAGTTGTGCATACTGAGGAGCGCAGTAAGGACACGGCGTTGACGGAATCGTTAGCGGACGTGGCGACGTGGGCCATCTCGTAGACGGCCCCACCGTTGGCGAGAATGTCCCACCGACACCGGAATCCCGCGTCGCTGAGGAAGTCGAAGAGCCGGCGCGGAACCACCGGCAGCCACACCGCGGTGGCGGCGCTCAGAACCACCCCCGGAGGCTCCCCTGCCTCCGTCACGCTCTTCCGCATCGACACCCGCACCGCTTCCTCCGCCGACTGCGCCTCCTCCACCGCCACCTGCTCCACCGCGCTCCACTCCCCTGCCGCCGCGGCCGCGGGCCGGCGCACTACTCCCGCGCAGAACGCCAGCGTCATCCGCTGCGCGAGCTTCATTATTCTCCGCCGCCCGACGCCGGCCATCATCGCCGCCGCTAAATGCAATGAACAAGTAATCAATCGCGCGCAGAAAGCTAACGACGCCGGCAAATAAAACAACCCATACCGGTATCGTCGCCGGAGGCCGCGGCAGGAGACATGAGAAGGCGGAGCGACTCGCACCTGCGATGAAGTCCCGCGACCCATCTTCCGGCGCCGAACCCGAGGCCGGATCGGAGCAGCGATCGGTACATCGGATGGACTCCGGCTTCGTCGTACTCTGCGTGCTCCACCCATATCAACTGTGTTCAGATACGGCATCGCCGTTAaagattttactttttttttttctcatgaatCACAAGATTCGACATGAACAATAAAAAAAGTAGAAAACGAGGAAATATAAAATTCGGAAAAAGGGGGAAAATTTTGAACCTTGGAGTAGCCATTGGGCATGTCTTGCACCAAGCAACCGGAGGGCAGTCGCCGGCAGCTCGAAGAAGCAAGCCCGCCGTCGACGGAGATATCCACGATGGCCCAAAAGCCGTCGGCGTGCTGCTTACAGAACCTGAGGAAGCTCACCTCGCGGACCGCTACCAATGGCGACAAGATTTGCAACTCCGCTCGCAtctaaattatgaaattttaatcaaaatctGATGAGAATAATGAAAACAAACTGCAGTTTATGGATCGCTCACGATTTGAAGCGCGCCGTCTCTTGTTCCGGCGACGCCGCTGGATATTACTTCGGTTGCAGTCGCTTTGGCGACGATGGTAGAGAACATTTCCGCCCATCGATCCTACGGAATTTGATGGAAATTGTAAGTAATTAATGGAATATATGCGCGAATCTTATGTCATTAATACGAAGAAGAGATTGATTGTATTACGGGATCCATGAATGTCTCGACGAGGGCGACGCTGCTTATCAGCACGATGCCGGTTTCTCTCGACGCCTCCGACACATATGCCGCCGGCGATGGCATGATGAGGCGGCGGAAGTTTCGGTGGTACTGCTCGTGGTTGAGAGTTTCTGCTCCGGCGACGCCTTCCACGAAGCTCCGGACCCAAAGCGGCTCCTCCATCTGCGCCATGGCGACGAGCTCATCCATCGCGGCCAGCGCAAGGTCGACCACCAAGCTCTGATCGCTTCCCATCGTCGGTAGAGGCGGCGGCGCGATCGAACTCATCAACGGGTCGTATTCCGGAAAAACGGTGATGGAAGGTGCCACCGCGAAGCTGTTTGTCATCCCCACGCCGAGCTCGAGCATGGAACTCGGCGCCTGCAGGGAGGAGATATCGATGGGCTTGCCGAGGAACCTGCTGGCGAGGGTGCAGACGCGGCCGAGCTCCTCCTTGAGTCGCGCATTCTCGATGCGGAGCTGTTGCTCTTCCATCGAGATCTCTCCGAGCACCGCCGGAGATCCGCAGTTGTCGCACACCGGAGTACACATCGCCTCACGGATGGCCATGTTCTCCGTCCGCAGCTTGTCGTTCTCTTGCCGAAGAATCGTATTCTCGTGTCGCTCGATTTGAGTCTACGTACACAATCGATCGCGTCAAACCCCAAATTTTAACGCAGAAATCGAATCAAAATGCAATTTTTAACAATGAATCACTGAAGATTAATATTTTTCACCTTCATTTGGGTGCGTCTGTTCTGGAACCAGAACTTGACTTGCCGAGTCTCCAAGCACAGCCGCTTGCTGAGATCGTGCCGTTGCTTCTCGTCGGGGTGAGGACACTCTTTGAACAATCTGCAAGTACATCAATTGatcagaaagaaaaagaaaaaaaatcaaatcaaatcatcgATCTATCGATCGCGCTTACGCTTCGAGTTCTTGAATCTGCTGCGGAGTGTGACGATGGTATCGCTTCTTCTTGCGAGAATTGCTATTGTTGTCGTTCACCTGGTCTAGATCGTCTCCGGAGATAGCTTCCAAGTTGTCGCTTCCCGATCTGCTTTCATTCTCATCTTCTCGGTTCCGCTTGGAAGAATCCCCAtcgctgccgccgccgccgccgccggccaTCATTGGCTGCACGACAAAAAGGCGCCGTATGAAGCaaactttgcaaaaaaaaatcGCCATCAACTTTCAGTCGATTACCAGTCCGAGAGAGAGGCCGGAAGAGATAAAACCAGCGTCGCCGGACAATCTTAGTCGCGGCGGAGACAACTTCCCGACGGTCATGGCTGCCGCCGCCGCCTTGCCCCCAAAACTCTTCCAAGACGCTTCCTTTTTCTCTCCGGCCCGATCCCTCTCCTCCTCGCTTGATTGCGCTCTCATAATCTCAATCCCCAGCCTAAGATCAAGTTTTTACCGACTCTGGCTGATATGACCTCGATCAACAGTGatcagaagaagagaaaaggtggACACAGATCAAAAGATACTGCACaaaacaaaggaaagaagcaGAAACGCAGCGATCACTGATCAGAGAAGGAAAAGCGACGAACTTTACTGCAAAACCCCCTCCAACTCCGCCTCCTCTTTCCTTTATCTGAAAAAGAGATCAAAAAAGCAAACCTTTTCCGTCTCCTTTTCCTGATCACCGCCTTTCTTTcctcaaaaaagaaaaaaaaaatcaacttgaACCCCCCCTCAAAAAGATGGTTTCGATCGAGGATACACGATCGAACGCGATCGATTAAAAAGGCCGTAATTTTGGACTCTTCGGCTGCCTCACACATCAATAATAACAACAGCAGAAACACGAATAAGAACAACCAATAGATCAAACTTCGTCCCTGTTCATCCGACCCTACCAGCGCATGTCCTTGAGCGCAGATTTCCATTTCTTCGGATTTTAAACATAAGCAAAGATCCAAATCCAACATGACGATTAAAAAGAGTTTGACTTCGCAGGAGTCTTACTCCCCGGTCGAAGTTTAATGGCTCTGCTTCAGCTTTCCGACACCAAACTGCTATTTTTTTTTCGGATTAAgggattaaaaaaatcaataaaaaaatgaagaaattTACCAAATGAAAAGGATGGGAGTGAGACAGCGATGGCGACGGCACGAAGattgaggaggaagagaggaggaggattGGAGGAGGATCGATGGGAAGAAGGCGACCCACGAGGGCTATAAACTTGCAGGAAGGGGTAGATACTTACGGGTTTGTAACCGGTCCGGTTCAGGATTCTGAGCGCTTGAACCGAGTGCCGCCGGATCGGGGAGGGATTGATTGACTCACACGTTGAGTCGGTGGCAGGCGGTGGTGCGCGTCTccggtagctggagcgtgccggcGAGCGGGGAGAGATTAAAATAAATGGGCGCGTGCATCCTATTTCTTTTCGATGCTGCAGAGCATTTTGTGGTGGCTGACTTACAATATCATAGATAGCCGTTGGAttcgatgatgatgattaaccGGTGGCCGTGATGGTGAAGCTGTGCAATATTGATTATGCCGGATCCGAAAATTAAATGGGAGCAAGCAGGCACCGACATCCCCAAAACTACGAAGTTTCCTGTATTGCTTAATCTTGTTATGCTTACAATGGCCGTTCGATCTGGCAGTGATGAAAAATTGGTGAGATCTGTACGTCGGATGTTTCGGTGATGACAGAAAAGTGCAACGAAGATTGGACCGGATCCGTCCCATAACTTGTTTTTTTTGAATAAAAAGCAGCTTCGATATCTTGATCTTGCAAAGTAATGTATCACCGTTGGATCTGGAGCGGATGATAAAAGGGTCCAATCTGGCCGTACGATTTGCTCTTGGTGATGGAACGGTGAGCTAGAGGTAGGACTGGAACCTGGATTCTCTCTCCCTGCTCATTGGTTGCCATGCATGGCCAGGCGTTGACTTTGTTGTCGGACATTTTGACTGTGTTTTTTGATTTGTTTTTAAAAGGGtaattttgcatgcagtccctaTTGACAAACAAatctttgcatgcagtccccacccattaaaatcattattttcactccccagttaagtatctttaccaaattgcccatgatatttttaggtacaaaaagtctaaaaatcagtataaatcctcttaaattgagtatattaacttagaatctagtatattttttatcaaattgagtacgattctaaaccctaaaccctaaaccctaaaccctaatcctaaaccctaaaccctaaaaaataagaggaacaattttgatagaaaatatactcgatttttaatataaagtactgactttaagaagaattatactcatttttggactttttgtactcaattttgaaatttttgtacTAAAAAAATCTGAGGagcaatttaggtatcaatatttgcatgagggagttgaaacaagtaatactttgcatgcagggagtggaaacaaagttttttggacatggagattgcatacaaaattaatattatgattgggaatttttctctaatttaccctTTTTAAAATCTTTATGGAAATAAAAAAAGagggaaattatatttaaaatgataTATAAAAGGCACCTTACTTTTTATGGAGTCGCAGAAAATGACGATTTAGTCAAGGTAAAGTTTTTTAGGTTTGGAAAGTCAACTAGGAGAAATATATTTAGGGTAAGTGGCTATCCATtgcatatattatatatatttgtgaAAAGCTATTGTGAGGTGGATAATTGTCGTGAATAAAACGGCGCTTTACTATTTTTAGCCTTGCGTTGCGTATCTATGTCTCATATTACACCTTTCATTTTTAAATTCCTTAAAATATCttgtaataaaaattaaaatatttattattttaaacttaatgcTCTATGGTACCATAGAACGATCCCCTTATAGGTCAAAGAGAGGTAAACATCTCCACCTATGTGATTCGACTTTAGGTCTATAATCTATCTAAACAAGCTCGATATTTGTGGCACGGGTCAAATTCTTAGCTCTACCTAGACTGCAGGAGGTCCTACGAAACCCAAATGCTTGACTACCCAAGCACCTTAATTTGACATTGGTCATTAAATCCTAAAGTGTCTGCAGCACAATTTAATAATCCAACATATCAGATTTATCATctaccataaaaaaaaaaatactctacattatgtcataaaaaaaaatactctacATTATGTCATAATTGAGAATTGAATCAcaagtagttgaaaaattataaGAGCATCCTACAGTGGCACAATGGCTTGGAGGCTTTGAGTTACT encodes the following:
- the LOC122043159 gene encoding homeobox-leucine zipper protein ROC5-like; protein product: MRAQSSEEERDRAGEKKEASWKSFGGKAAAAAMTVGKLSPPRLRLSGDAGFISSGLSLGLPMMAGGGGGGSDGDSSKRNREDENESRSGSDNLEAISGDDLDQVNDNNSNSRKKKRYHRHTPQQIQELEALFKECPHPDEKQRHDLSKRLCLETRQVKFWFQNRRTQMKTQIERHENTILRQENDKLRTENMAIREAMCTPVCDNCGSPAVLGEISMEEQQLRIENARLKEELGRVCTLASRFLGKPIDISSLQAPSSMLELGVGMTNSFAVAPSITVFPEYDPLMSSIAPPPLPTMGSDQSLVVDLALAAMDELVAMAQMEEPLWVRSFVEGVAGAETLNHEQYHRNFRRLIMPSPAAYVSEASRETGIVLISSVALVETFMDPDRWAEMFSTIVAKATATEVISSGVAGTRDGALQIMRAELQILSPLVAVREVSFLRFCKQHADGFWAIVDISVDGGLASSSCRRLPSGCLVQDMPNGYSKLIWVEHAEYDEAGVHPMYRSLLRSGLGFGAGRWVAGLHRRCESLRLLMSPAAASGDDTAAAMMAGVGRRRIMKLAQRMTLAFCAGVVRRPAAAAAGEWSAVEQVAVEEAQSAEEAVRVSMRKSVTEAGEPPGVVLSAATAVWLPVVPRRLFDFLSDAGFRCRWDILANGGAVYEMAHVATSANDSVNAVSLLRSSTSQQLILQETCSDAAGATVVYAAVDAPALHHMMNGGDDGFVAILPSGFAILPDAETPAGGSLLTVAFQVSHRTAELTAESLETVNGLVSCTLLKIKAALRCDVH